A region from the Melioribacter roseus P3M-2 genome encodes:
- a CDS encoding efflux RND transporter periplasmic adaptor subunit → MNKKIILIALVALGIAAAGYFLFTQEKSVQTTENKTEEKQLWTCGMHPEIILEEPGDCPICGMKLVPKKGTGKSSGERKILYWRAPMDPNEIYDHPGKSKMGMDLVPVYEDEAGSSGIVTIDPAVVQNMNVKTEKVKSMRLSNIVVTNGILTTNEQTDYIVTTRVNGWIEKLYINYTGQKVHKGDRLMDIYSPELVAAQQELLSAIAYKNAVSKTDVNDILESGDMLIKNAIRKLELLEMSDSDIKKLIETKEVKTYATLYAQKNGTVISKNVLEGQKVMPGMPLLQISDLSLLWLTADIYEYELSKIELGSKSEIRFNFLPDKIFTGKVSFIYPTIEPKTRTAKVRLDIPNKSDLLKPAMLANVTIYGKDLGVKPVAPENAVIRSGRKDIVIISLGEGKFKPQEIKLGGYADGYYQVLGGLTEGTTIVTSAQFLIDSESNLRAAVSQFTSGSAEVIKSPQDTTASHNTNIEMKSGETHDAHSHDNMNNAGMEKGKKNESIVREGVIDLKAIDRNKDGKVYQDLMDWNVISDEPGRCPLCNMILSEVTIEEAKQNLIEHGFQVK, encoded by the coding sequence ATGAATAAGAAAATAATATTAATCGCATTGGTCGCGCTTGGAATAGCGGCAGCCGGATATTTTTTGTTTACGCAGGAAAAGAGCGTTCAAACAACCGAAAATAAAACGGAAGAAAAGCAGCTCTGGACGTGCGGAATGCACCCGGAAATTATTTTGGAAGAGCCGGGCGACTGCCCGATTTGCGGTATGAAATTAGTTCCTAAAAAAGGAACGGGCAAATCGAGCGGCGAAAGGAAAATTCTCTATTGGCGCGCACCGATGGACCCGAATGAAATTTACGACCATCCCGGCAAATCGAAAATGGGAATGGATCTGGTTCCGGTATACGAAGACGAAGCCGGCTCCTCCGGAATTGTTACAATCGACCCGGCGGTAGTTCAAAACATGAACGTTAAGACCGAAAAAGTAAAATCGATGCGACTTTCGAACATTGTCGTTACAAACGGAATTCTTACGACAAACGAACAAACCGATTACATAGTGACGACCAGGGTCAACGGGTGGATTGAGAAATTGTATATTAACTATACCGGACAAAAAGTGCATAAAGGCGACCGGCTGATGGATATCTACTCGCCCGAACTTGTCGCAGCCCAGCAGGAATTATTGTCCGCTATAGCCTATAAAAACGCCGTCAGCAAAACGGACGTAAACGATATTCTCGAAAGCGGCGATATGCTCATCAAGAACGCTATCAGGAAACTGGAGCTTCTTGAAATGTCCGACTCGGACATTAAAAAACTGATCGAGACGAAAGAAGTTAAAACCTACGCTACTCTCTACGCTCAGAAAAACGGAACCGTAATTTCGAAAAATGTGCTCGAAGGACAAAAAGTTATGCCGGGCATGCCGCTGCTTCAAATTTCGGATTTATCGTTATTGTGGCTGACCGCGGATATTTATGAATACGAACTCTCAAAAATAGAGTTAGGATCGAAATCCGAAATCCGTTTTAATTTTCTGCCGGATAAAATATTTACAGGAAAAGTAAGCTTTATATATCCGACAATCGAGCCCAAAACAAGAACGGCAAAAGTCAGGCTCGACATACCGAATAAAAGCGACTTGTTAAAACCCGCTATGCTCGCAAATGTTACGATTTACGGCAAAGACCTGGGCGTTAAGCCCGTAGCGCCCGAAAACGCTGTAATACGCAGCGGAAGAAAAGATATCGTTATCATATCGTTGGGCGAAGGAAAATTCAAACCGCAGGAGATAAAACTCGGCGGATATGCAGACGGATATTATCAGGTTCTCGGCGGTTTAACAGAAGGAACTACCATAGTTACATCCGCTCAGTTCCTCATCGATTCCGAAAGCAATTTAAGAGCGGCTGTCAGCCAGTTTACATCCGGTTCGGCCGAAGTAATCAAATCCCCGCAAGATACTACTGCTTCCCACAATACGAATATCGAAATGAAGAGCGGCGAAACGCACGATGCGCACTCGCATGATAACATGAACAACGCCGGCATGGAAAAAGGTAAAAAGAATGAATCGATTGTCCGGGAAGGCGTTATCGATTTGAAAGCGATCGACAGGAATAAAGACGGAAAAGTATATCAGGATTTGATGGACTGGAACGTTATCTCGGACGAACCCGGAAGGTGTCCGCTATGTAATATGATTTTATCCGAAGTAACTATAGAAGAAGCAAAACAAAATTTAATCGAACACGGTTTCCAAGTTAAGTAA